In Pedobacter sp. SL55, the following proteins share a genomic window:
- a CDS encoding tetratricopeptide repeat protein, producing the protein MKKLFYFLFFTTQIAFAQNNGDLDLKKIEVQITKASKTNKQANLFKSFVADFKAGSNVSSRDLIYDYVGVGIVINPKNNEAKLLPAKYTLDLKTRLSGIGVVGLDKAQLSEEQSKFLAIYTKNPAEIKNDDYYMVFKYHTFDNEGKLEYANSASLSDQKYTTYFTKKDNWLYAIGISKTTDDFILYKFDTQAMPKDDYMLIQMEKDRKAKWAKETKLRAVFPMYHDVRIDEIRIALAYLLREEPYKSDKILMECANNMPRKLDRENIRSFTKELDYFLDLKIDEKFWKYRSDEVLNLKHTSAHALADIYFGMESYKLAEKFFLRSLLDFRIVSAGGTTMQKDANRITVDLSRTYDELGKTDEAIGYLIPLLNGNGSIDLATTLLNNLIKKKNIDKKNFKKQLDASFGTLGDLRGDGIYTFMFNGKTVFLFSVFKKTKSSFAEEVKETDFYKSL; encoded by the coding sequence ATGAAAAAACTATTCTACTTTCTGTTCTTTACCACTCAAATTGCCTTTGCTCAAAACAACGGCGATTTGGACTTAAAAAAAATTGAAGTACAAATAACTAAAGCTTCAAAAACAAACAAGCAAGCCAACCTTTTTAAAAGCTTTGTTGCCGACTTTAAAGCCGGCTCAAATGTATCTTCCCGAGATTTAATTTATGATTATGTGGGGGTTGGCATTGTCATCAACCCAAAAAATAACGAGGCGAAATTGTTGCCTGCAAAATATACACTCGATCTTAAAACACGACTCTCGGGCATTGGAGTAGTAGGTTTGGATAAAGCTCAACTAAGCGAAGAGCAGTCCAAATTCCTAGCTATCTACACCAAAAATCCTGCAGAAATTAAGAATGATGATTATTACATGGTCTTCAAATATCATACGTTCGACAATGAAGGAAAGTTGGAATATGCCAACAGCGCATCTTTGAGCGATCAAAAATACACCACCTACTTTACCAAAAAAGATAACTGGCTTTACGCTATCGGCATCAGCAAAACTACCGACGATTTTATCCTTTATAAATTCGATACGCAAGCTATGCCCAAAGACGATTACATGCTCATCCAAATGGAAAAAGACAGAAAGGCGAAATGGGCAAAGGAAACCAAATTACGAGCTGTTTTTCCAATGTATCACGATGTAAGGATAGACGAAATCCGCATTGCGTTGGCTTACTTGTTAAGGGAAGAGCCTTACAAAAGCGATAAAATTTTAATGGAATGTGCCAATAACATGCCCCGAAAATTAGATAGAGAAAACATTAGAAGTTTTACCAAAGAGCTCGATTATTTTTTAGACCTAAAAATTGATGAAAAGTTTTGGAAGTACAGAAGTGATGAGGTTTTAAATTTAAAACATACCTCAGCACACGCCCTTGCCGATATCTATTTTGGTATGGAAAGCTATAAACTGGCGGAGAAGTTCTTTTTAAGATCGCTTTTAGATTTTAGAATTGTATCTGCCGGTGGAACTACCATGCAAAAAGACGCCAACCGCATTACTGTTGATTTGAGTAGAACTTATGACGAATTGGGCAAAACCGATGAAGCGATTGGTTATTTAATTCCATTGTTAAATGGCAATGGTAGCATAGATTTGGCTACAACTTTGTTGAACAACCTAATCAAAAAGAAAAATATCGATAAGAAAAATTTCAAAAAACAACTAGATGCATCCTTCGGTACTTTAGGCGATTTACGTGGCGATGGGATTTATACCTTCATGTTTAACGGTAAAACAGTTTTCCTTTTTAGCGTTTTCAAAAAAACCAAAAGCAGTTTTGCCGAAGAAGTAAAGGAAACAGATTTTTATAAATCATTGTAA
- a CDS encoding YARHG domain-containing protein: MKQYLLLLFLSFCYTANDFAQQKKPIDNCPCTIPSTFSAWTPELKKGYDTKADFNNFAYSVNGVYVAEDRDSLYQIKIIVDPKSYGTFIHFQHLSFSKARLINKQVTRCEELPNVHDGGWIGTYILDPLKPINKQFVASTFFVGESYFRVDKTRFYSLYKCDKKTEFGIYDGGRQRYYRKMHWEIEGNYPEISIIGFTQKEVKKYNKQQLAEMRNEVYARYNYAFKEGGKWYNHFNKKPAYRWNHFKDVMPFITTLEKDNLSYITAFESADYYDD; this comes from the coding sequence ATGAAACAATATTTATTGCTACTGTTTTTGAGTTTTTGCTATACCGCAAATGATTTTGCCCAACAAAAAAAGCCAATTGACAATTGCCCGTGTACCATCCCATCTACTTTTAGCGCATGGACACCTGAACTTAAAAAAGGCTACGATACAAAGGCAGATTTTAACAACTTTGCCTATAGTGTAAATGGCGTTTATGTGGCCGAAGATCGCGACAGCCTTTACCAAATCAAAATCATTGTAGATCCAAAATCTTATGGCACTTTCATACATTTCCAGCACTTAAGTTTTAGTAAAGCAAGGCTGATAAACAAACAGGTAACTCGCTGCGAAGAACTACCCAATGTACACGATGGCGGATGGATTGGAACGTATATTCTTGATCCTTTAAAGCCCATCAACAAACAATTTGTAGCCTCCACTTTTTTTGTTGGCGAAAGTTATTTTAGGGTAGATAAAACCCGCTTTTACAGCTTATACAAGTGCGATAAAAAAACAGAATTTGGCATTTACGATGGCGGTAGACAGCGTTACTACCGCAAAATGCATTGGGAAATAGAAGGTAACTATCCCGAAATTTCTATAATTGGTTTTACCCAAAAAGAAGTAAAAAAATACAACAAACAGCAATTGGCAGAAATGCGGAACGAAGTTTATGCCCGCTACAACTATGCTTTTAAAGAAGGCGGTAAATGGTACAACCACTTCAACAAAAAACCAGCTTACCGTTGGAACCATTTTAAAGATGTAATGCCTTTCATCACCACTTTAGAAAAAGATAACCTGAGCTATATTACCGCATTTGAAAGTGCCGATTATTACGACGACTAG
- a CDS encoding DUF6714 family protein codes for MISRVELVQKIQAAFNNVKLEDGIGLWEAQGLDNYANEEELAKLRAKDERLNWENLSYQDLTQCESSLSFFDAKGMRFCLPRFLIFDLLATEIQQLQNLSAPEVVFTLTHELDSEYQLRRFSLFNSNQIKCIIEFLNHKLRNSATNENDYFDKQLKDGLTFWYTKLAY; via the coding sequence ATGATATCGAGAGTAGAATTAGTTCAAAAAATACAAGCAGCATTCAACAACGTAAAGTTGGAAGATGGCATTGGCTTGTGGGAAGCGCAGGGTTTGGACAATTATGCGAATGAAGAGGAGCTGGCGAAATTAAGAGCCAAAGATGAGCGGCTAAATTGGGAAAATCTCAGTTATCAGGATTTGACGCAATGCGAAAGTTCTTTGTCGTTTTTCGATGCGAAAGGAATGCGCTTTTGCCTGCCTCGGTTTTTAATATTTGATTTGCTAGCAACTGAAATCCAACAATTGCAAAATCTATCGGCACCAGAGGTGGTTTTTACGCTTACGCATGAATTGGATAGCGAATACCAGCTGCGTAGATTTTCGCTTTTTAACAGCAATCAAATAAAATGTATTATAGAATTTTTAAACCATAAATTGAGAAATAGCGCAACAAATGAAAACGATTATTTTGATAAACAGCTTAAAGATGGCCTAACATTTTGGTACACTAAACTTGCTTATTAG
- a CDS encoding toxin-antitoxin system YwqK family antitoxin translates to MPKKTGEPLNGNYAIKINRYQTNYEPFINGLKNGEVKIFRRQKLAESGYYQNNLKEKEWLYYNDDGTIRNRNTYQNGLKEGLATAYYNGLVVETSTYSKNHLNGWQMSYSYSEPQKLREKSFYQNGNKTNNIRYRNIDSLNFIISDSLFYDDKKQLIWKKSFVNDTLLLQFKINYGVMIKDAYEIKTTKIEVYQGDKLNIAYLLPERYEHETEMRINELLNYEFAYYTDVKKPQLLVSDLTRNTFYTTAFYRLYPGDNLQSVIYDKGGDDILPGWYYRDVNR, encoded by the coding sequence ATGCCTAAAAAAACTGGCGAACCTTTAAACGGAAATTATGCCATCAAGATCAATCGTTACCAGACCAATTACGAGCCTTTCATTAACGGTTTAAAAAATGGCGAAGTCAAGATTTTTAGGCGCCAAAAATTGGCAGAAAGCGGCTATTATCAAAATAATTTAAAAGAAAAAGAATGGTTGTACTATAATGATGATGGCACCATTCGCAATCGAAATACCTACCAAAACGGACTGAAAGAAGGATTAGCGACCGCGTATTATAACGGTCTCGTGGTAGAAACCTCAACCTATAGCAAAAACCATCTTAACGGTTGGCAAATGAGCTACTCTTATTCAGAACCACAAAAACTTCGTGAAAAGTCATTTTACCAAAATGGCAACAAAACCAACAATATCCGATATAGAAACATTGATAGCTTAAATTTCATTATCAGCGATAGCTTATTTTATGATGATAAAAAGCAATTGATATGGAAGAAATCATTCGTAAATGATACGCTTTTATTGCAGTTCAAAATAAATTATGGTGTTATGATTAAAGATGCTTATGAAATTAAAACCACAAAAATCGAAGTTTACCAAGGCGATAAATTAAACATCGCATACTTATTACCAGAGCGATATGAACATGAAACTGAAATGAGAATAAATGAATTGCTAAACTATGAGTTTGCCTATTACACCGATGTTAAAAAACCGCAACTGTTAGTGAGCGATTTAACCCGAAATACATTTTACACCACTGCATTTTACAGGTTATATCCGGGAGATAATCTGCAATCGGTAATTTACGACAAAGGCGGAGACGATATTTTACCAGGTTGGTATTATAGAGATGTGAACAGATAA